The Candidatus Nanopelagicales bacterium DNA window GTAAACCCCGTCCAAGCGTCGTGGTCTTCCAAACTCAGCCAGACCCGTCTGGTACGCGTGTCGGAAGGAACAGTCACACCCGATGTCTACCAAAGTCGGCAGCGAACTGTCACGGTGTCCTGCGTCGCAAGGTCGCCGCGCCCAGGCCCACGGCTCCGACGATGAAGGCCGCGACGACGGCCATCGACGTCAGCGTCCCAGAGTCGAGCTGCGCGTGGGTCGCTATGTCAGTCGTGGCGTCGACCGCATAGGACAGCGGCAGTACGTCGGATATAGCGGACAGGACGGTAACCATCTGATCCCTTGGCGCGAGCAGCCCGCACAGCAGGAACTGAGGCAGCACGAACGCCGGCATGAACTGCACGGCCTGGAACTCAGTCTGGGCGAACGCGCTCAGCGCCAGGCCGCAGGCGGTTCCCAGCAACGCGACCAGGACGGCCACAAGCGTCAGCGACCAGGTCGACCCAGCCACCTGAAGGCCGAGCAGCCACAACGACACGCCGACCGCGAGCACGGACTGGATCAGGGCCATCAGCCCGAACGCCAGCAGATACCCGACTAGGAGGTCTCCTTTGCCGATGGGCATCGCCAGCAGCCGCTCCAGAGTCCCCGTCTGGCGCTCTCGCAGGGTCGCGACGCTGGTAACGACGAACATCACAAGGAAGGGGAAGATGCCCAGCAGGGACGTGCCAGCGGAGTTGAACAGCTCGGGGGAATCGATCCAGACGTACTTCAGAAGTGTCATCAACAGAATCGGAACAGCGAGCATCAACGCGACAGTCCGGTGGTCATGCCGGATCTGATGCAGCACGCGCGCTGCCGTCGCCAGCGTTCGCGAGGCCGTCATGCGCCGCCCCGCTCGCCGCCGGAGGCTCCCTCGCGCTCAACCAGGGCCAGGAATGCGCTCTCGACGTTCCCGGTTCCCGTCTCGGCGAGAACAGAGTCCAGCGTGTCGTCGGCCAGTATCCGGCCCTGCCGCAGAAGCAGCATCCTGTCGCAGCGCGATGCCTCATCCATGACGTGGCTCGACACGACAAGGGTGACTCCGTTGTCCGCCAACGAGCGGAAGATGTTCCATAGGTCACGCCGGAGCACTGGGTCTAGCCCAACTGTCGGCTCGTCCAGGATTAGGACCTCGGGCGAACCGAGCAGCGCCACAGCCAGCGATGCCCGGCCGCGCTGGCCGCCCGACAGCCGCGACACTCGACGGTCCGCCATGTCCGTCAGCCCGACTTCGGTGAGAACCCGGTCAACATCGGATACTGGCGTGCCAAGGATCTTCCCGAAGTACCGGATGTTCTCCCGCACGGACAGATCCGCGTACACGCTCGGATCCTGCGTCACGTATCCGATCCGATGCCGCAAGTCAGGGTCACCCGCCGGCCTGCCGAGCACAGTCACTGTTCCGCCATGCGTGTACTGAACGCCAACGATGGCGCGCATCATGGTGGTCTTGCCGCCGCCGCTGGGCCCCAGCAGGCCGGTGATCTGACCAGCGGCGATCTGGCACGAAACCTCGTGAAGGACGGCTTGGCCGCCCCGGTCGACACGAAGCTGATCGACGACGATCGCGGGGTCGACCATCTCGGGCCCGCTACGTTCCGGGGATCGACTTCGTCGGATCCAGCAGATCCTGAATTATCGGCGCGAACATCCTCACGACATCGTCCTCCGGCGCCGAAGCCAGCGGCTCAAGCCTGATGATGAAGCGAACGGTAGCCAGCCCGATCAGATGGCTGGAGATCAGCGCAGCTCGCATCCGGGCATCCGGGATACCGACGACGCCGGCCACTCGGTCGATTACTGATTCCTCCAGGAATTCCCTCAGGTCAGCACTGGCCTTGCCCGCGGCGATCCCGGACTGGAACAGGTCGATGAGTTCCTGGCGTGATTGCTCGTCACTGACCATCTCAAAAGTGCCCCGCACAAGACGTTCGCCCATGCCTTCAAGCCCGGGCGCCAGGAGTTGGGGGACAGCGCTCGAAGGATCGAAGGGGAATCGTACGGCGGCCGCGAACATCTGTTCCTTGCTCGCGTAGTACTTGCGCAGCACGCCAGGAGCCACTCCGGCAGCCGAGGCCACGCCCTTCATTGTGGTGTGTGCGTAGCCGTAGTTGTGGAACGCCGAACGGGCGGCTTCCAGGACAGCGTCCGCTACTTCGTCTCGGGTCATGATGACTACTTTAGGGATGACTCGGGGCGAACGCGGCCAGATCGCCGCTCAACCGTGGAAACCGCCATGTGGAGCCGTGCGAAGACCAGAGCCTCGGCGAGGTCCGCTTCACGATCAGCGCGAGAAGCCGCCTTGCGCGTGGACACTTCCACCACGACCGTGCCACCAAACCCGCGTCGCGCCAGGAACTCCAGCAGCTGGCCCGCGGGTTGAGAGCCGCGGCCTGGGATCAAGTGCTCGTCACGGGCTGATCCGGTGCCGTCCGCCAGGTGTATGTGAGCCAACCTGTCGCCGAGATCCTCAGCGACCTTGACAGCGTCCGAACCACTCACCGCCGTGTGGGACAGATCCAATGTCGTGTGCGGGTAGTCATCATGCCGGACGTCCCAGCCCGGAGCGTAGGCCAGGATTTCGCGCGAGCGCGCTCGCCATGGGTACATATTCTCGACGGCGAACTTGATGTCGGTCTCCTCGCCCATCCGCCGAAGCCCGGTGACGAAATCGCGCGAGTACTCCCTCTGCCAGCGGAAGGGCGGGTGAACGACCACGGTGCTCGCGCCGAAGAGCTCCCCGGCGGCCTTGGCCTTGAGCAGCTTGCCCCATGGGTCAGTGCCCCAGACCCTCTGCGTGATTAGTAGACAAGGAGCGTGAATGGCCAGGATCGGCATCGAGTAGTGATCCGACAAGCGTTTCAAGGCGTCGGGATCCTGGCTAATCTGGTCGGTCATAACCATGACCTCTATACCGTCATACCCGAGCCTCGCGGCTATCTCGAACGCCGCGGCCGCTGACTCCGGATAGACCGACGCCGTCGACAGCGCCACCTTCGCGTCTGGGATTCGCACGGCGGGCGTCTTCTTCGTTCTGCCGCCGCGTTTCGCCGCGGCCTGGGCTCGTGTCATGAGCGCCG harbors:
- a CDS encoding ABC transporter permease, translating into MTASRTLATAARVLHQIRHDHRTVALMLAVPILLMTLLKYVWIDSPELFNSAGTSLLGIFPFLVMFVVTSVATLRERQTGTLERLLAMPIGKGDLLVGYLLAFGLMALIQSVLAVGVSLWLLGLQVAGSTWSLTLVAVLVALLGTACGLALSAFAQTEFQAVQFMPAFVLPQFLLCGLLAPRDQMVTVLSAISDVLPLSYAVDATTDIATHAQLDSGTLTSMAVVAAFIVGAVGLGAATLRRRTP
- a CDS encoding ABC transporter ATP-binding protein, whose translation is MVDPAIVVDQLRVDRGGQAVLHEVSCQIAAGQITGLLGPSGGGKTTMMRAIVGVQYTHGGTVTVLGRPAGDPDLRHRIGYVTQDPSVYADLSVRENIRYFGKILGTPVSDVDRVLTEVGLTDMADRRVSRLSGGQRGRASLAVALLGSPEVLILDEPTVGLDPVLRRDLWNIFRSLADNGVTLVVSSHVMDEASRCDRMLLLRQGRILADDTLDSVLAETGTGNVESAFLALVEREGASGGERGGA
- a CDS encoding sugar phosphate isomerase/epimerase, with translation MTRAQAAAKRGGRTKKTPAVRIPDAKVALSTASVYPESAAAAFEIAARLGYDGIEVMVMTDQISQDPDALKRLSDHYSMPILAIHAPCLLITQRVWGTDPWGKLLKAKAAGELFGASTVVVHPPFRWQREYSRDFVTGLRRMGEETDIKFAVENMYPWRARSREILAYAPGWDVRHDDYPHTTLDLSHTAVSGSDAVKVAEDLGDRLAHIHLADGTGSARDEHLIPGRGSQPAGQLLEFLARRGFGGTVVVEVSTRKAASRADREADLAEALVFARLHMAVSTVERRSGRVRPESSLK
- a CDS encoding TetR family transcriptional regulator, which gives rise to MTRDEVADAVLEAARSAFHNYGYAHTTMKGVASAAGVAPGVLRKYYASKEQMFAAAVRFPFDPSSAVPQLLAPGLEGMGERLVRGTFEMVSDEQSRQELIDLFQSGIAAGKASADLREFLEESVIDRVAGVVGIPDARMRAALISSHLIGLATVRFIIRLEPLASAPEDDVVRMFAPIIQDLLDPTKSIPGT